One Zootoca vivipara chromosome 9, rZooViv1.1, whole genome shotgun sequence DNA window includes the following coding sequences:
- the ANAPC10 gene encoding anaphase-promoting complex subunit 10 isoform X2 produces MTTANKTPPGADPKQLERTGTVREIGSQAVWSLSSCKPGFGVDQLRDDNLETYWQSDGSQPHLVNIQFRRKTTVKTLCIYADYKSDESYTPSKISVRVGNNFHNLQEIRVCMEIPAI; encoded by the exons ATGACCACTGCTAACAAGACACCACCCGGTGCAGATCCAAAGCAACTGGAAAGGACTGGAACTGTTCGAGAAATTGGATCACAAGCTGTTTGGTCACTTTCCTCTTGTAAACCAG GATTTGGTGTGGATCAGTTACGAGATGATAATCTAGAAACATACTGGCAGTCTGACGGATCACAGCCTCATTTGGTGAACATCCAATTCAG GAGGAAAACAACAGTGAAAACGCTGTGTATTTATGCAGATTATAAATCAGATGAAAGCTACACTCCAAGTAAGATCTCTGTCAGGGTAGGAAATAACTTCCACAATCTTCAGGAAATCCGG
- the ABCE1 gene encoding ATP-binding cassette sub-family E member 1 translates to MADKLTRIAIVSHDKCKPKKCRQECKKSCPVVRMGKLCIEVTSQCKIAWISETLCIGCGICIKKCPFGALSIVNLPSNLEKETTHRYCANAFKLHRLPIPRPGEVLGLVGTNGIGKSTALKILAGKQKPNLGKYDDPPDWQEILTYFRGSELQNYFTKILEDDLKAIIKPQYVDQIPKAAKGTVGTILDRKDETGTQTIVCQQLDLSHLRERNVEDLSGGELQRFACAVVCIQKADIFMFDEPSSYLDVKQRLKAAITIRSLINPDRYIIVVEHDLSVLDYLSDFICCLYGVPSAYGVVTMPFSVREGINIFLDGYVPTENLRFRDASLVFKVAETANEEEVKKMCMYKYPGMRKKMGEFELSIVAGEFTDSEIMVMLGENGTGKTTFIRMLAGRLTPDDKSEVPVLNVSYKPQKISPKSTGSVRQLLHEKIRDAYTHPQFVTDVMKPLQIENIIDQEVQTLSGGELQRVALALCLGKPADVYLIDEPSAYLDSEQRLMAARVVKRFILHAKKTAFVVEHDFIMATYLADRVIVFDGIPSRCTVANSPQTLLAGMNKFLSQLEITFRRDPNNYRPRINKLNSIKDVEQKKSGNYFFLDD, encoded by the exons ATGGCTGATAAGCTAACAAGAATTGCTATTGTGAGCCATGACAAGTGTAAGCCAAAGAAATGCCGCCAAGAGTGCAAGAAGAGCTGCCCTGTGGTTCGAATGG GGAAGCTGTGCATAGAAGTGACATCACAGTGCAAAATAGCATGGATTTCTGAAACATTGTGCATTGGTTGTGGTATTTGCATAAAG AAATGTCCTTTTGGAGCCTTGTCCATTGTTAACTTGCCTAGCAACCTGGAGAAAGAAACAACACACAGATACTGTGCCAATGCCTTCAAACTTCACAG GTTGCCTATTCCACGTCCAGGAGAGGTGCTGGGGTTGGTTGGAACCAATGGTATTGGAAAGTCAACTGCCTTGAAAATCTTAGCAGGAAAACAGAAGCCAAACCTTGGAAAATATGat GATCCTCCTGACTGGCAAGAAATCCTGACTTACTTTCGAGGATCTGAGTTGCAGAACTATTTCACCAAGATCTTGGAAGATGACCTCAAGGCCATCATTAAGCCCCAGTATGTGGACCAGATCCCTAAAGCTGCTAAG GGAACAGTGGGCACTATATTGGACAGGAAAGATGAAACTGGCACACAGACTATTGTATGTCAGCAGCTTG attTGTCTCATCTGAGGGAAAGAAACGTTGAAGATCTATCAGGAGGAGAACTTCAGAGATTTGCCTGTGCTGTGGTTTGCATTCAAAAAGCTGACAT CTTCATGTTTGATGAGCCCTCCAGCTACCTGGATGTTAAGCAGCGTCTGAAGGCTGCCATTACTATTCGATCTCTAATAAATCCTGACCG gtATATTATAGTTGTGGAACATGACCTGAGTGTGCTCGATTATTTGTCTGACTTCATCTGCTGCTTATACGGTGTGCCAAGTGCTTATGGTGTTGTCACTATGCCTTTTAGTGTAAGAGAAG GGATAAACATTTTCTTGGATGGCTATGTTCCAACAGAAAACCTAAGGTTCCGAGATGCATCTCTTGTTTTTAAGGTGGCAGAGACAGCTAACGAAGAAGAGGTCAAGAAGATGTGCATGTATAAATATCCCGGAATGAGAAAAAAGATGGGGGAATTTGAGCTGTCAATCGTTGCTGGAGAATTCACTGACTCTGAAATAATGGTGATGCTGGGAGAAAATG GAACTGGAAAAACGACATTCATTCGTATGCTTGCTGGGAGACTGACACCTGATGATAAAA GTGAAGTACCAGTTTTAAATGTTAGTTATAAGCCGCAGAAGATTAGTCCTAAGTCTACT GGAAGTGTACGTCAGCTACTTCATGAAAAGATTCGAGATGCCTATACACACCCCCAGTTTGTGACTGATGTAATGAAACCTCTACAGATTGAAAATATCATTGATCAAGAG GTGCAAACATTGTCTGGTGGTGAGTTGCAGCGGGTTGCTCTTGCCCTCTGTCTTGGCAAGCCAGCTGATGTCTACTTGATTGATGAACCTTCTGCATACCTAGACTCAGAACAACGTCTGATGGCAGCTAGAGTTGTCAAACG TTTCATTCTCCATGCTAAAAAAACTGCCTTTGTGGTAGAGCACGACTTCATCATGGCTACCTACCTTGCAGATCGTGTCATTGTCTTTGATGGCATTCCATCCAGGTGCACAGTGGCAAACAG TCCTCAAACTCTTTTGGCCGGCATGAATAAGTTCTTGTCTCAGCTTGAGATTACTTTCAGAAGAGATCCAAACAATTACAGACCAAGAATAAACAAACTCAATTCAATCAAG GATGTGGAACAGAAGAAAAGTGGAAACTACTTTTTCTTGGATGATTAA